The following coding sequences are from one Pseudomonas oryzae window:
- a CDS encoding cupin domain-containing protein, with product MSIREIVDFAQASTATEHYRPAADKVLAGDPEQSVRNHYASPCGQFNAGVWEGAVGQWQVNYTEHEYCEILQGVSVLRDRDGNAKTLRAGDRFVIPAGFSGTWEVLEPCRKVYVIFEAKA from the coding sequence ATGTCCATCCGCGAGATCGTCGACTTCGCCCAGGCCAGCACCGCCACCGAGCACTACCGCCCGGCGGCGGACAAGGTGCTCGCCGGCGACCCCGAGCAGAGCGTGCGCAACCACTACGCCAGCCCCTGCGGCCAGTTCAATGCCGGCGTCTGGGAGGGCGCGGTCGGCCAGTGGCAGGTCAACTACACCGAGCACGAATACTGCGAGATCCTCCAGGGCGTGTCGGTGCTACGCGACCGGGACGGCAACGCCAAGACCCTGCGCGCCGGCGACCGCTTCGTCATCCCGGCCGGCTTCTCCGGCACCTGGGAAGTGCTGGAGCCGTGCCGCAAGGTGTACGTGATCTTCGAGGCGAAAGCCTGA